In Zingiber officinale cultivar Zhangliang chromosome 6A, Zo_v1.1, whole genome shotgun sequence, a single genomic region encodes these proteins:
- the LOC121997756 gene encoding uncharacterized protein At2g34160-like, translating to MEEITEKVNNLSVNSDIHKKNRIQVSNTKKPLFFYVNLAKRYMQQHDEVELSALGMAISTVVTITEILKNNGLAVEKKIATSLVEVKDDTRVRPLQKAKIEILLGKTANFDELMAAATNERDGGEDQ from the exons ATGGAAGAGATCACGGAAAAGGTTAACAATCTGAGTGTCAATTCTGATATTCACAAGAAGAATAGGATCCAGGTCTCCAATACGAAGAAGCCCCTTTTCTTCTACGTCAATCTCGCAAAG AGATACATGCAACAGCACGATGAAGTGGAGCTCTCGGCACTTGGAATGG CCATTTCAACTGTAGTAACGATTACAGAGATACTCAAAAACAATGGGCTTGCAGTTGAGAAGA AGATTGCGACTTCATTGGTTGAAGTGAAGGATGATACAAGGGTGCGGCCATTGCAGAAGGCAAAG ATCGAGATTTTACTTGGGAAAACAGCAAACTTCGATGAGCTTATGGCTGCTGCAACAAATGAGCGAGATGGTGGAGAAGATCAGTAG
- the LOC121995232 gene encoding uncharacterized RNA-binding protein C17H9.04c-like, whose product MEESQRALVVDSYVLLVAQKDDSQYKGLLSLQSSIGPPLSSGTEKINRKLGDWTCGSCDHLNFSRRDSCQKCGDPRMSAGDPRSDYTSFGRRGGGSSNGFGGGADVRPGDWYCACAAHNFASRATCFKCGAFKDDSSGSGRFDDDARESSRGHGGRRAGWKSGDWICHRSGCNEHNFANRVECFRCSAPREYGNYMIIYVISVTEFIQFFPSKHWALSCAGTETQSTADGLRF is encoded by the exons ATGGAAGAAAGTCAAAGAGCCTTGGTAGTGGACTCCTATGTTCTGCTCGTTGCACAAAAAGATGATTCACAATACAAGGGACTGCTATCGCTTCAATCCTCCATTGGACCGCCCCTCTCGTCAG GAACGGAGAAGATTAACAGGAAGCTCGGCGACTGGACGTGCGGGTCCTGCGACCACCTCAACTTCAGTCGCCGCGACTCGTGCCAGAAGTGCGGCGACCCACGGATGAGCGCCGGCGACCCCCGCTCCGACTATACCAGCTTCGGCCGCCGCGGCGGAGGCTCCTCCAACGGATTTGGCGGCGGCGCCGACGTCCGCCCCGGCGACTGGTACTGCGCCTGCGCAGCCCACAACTTCGCCAGCCGCGCCACCTGCTTCAAGTGCGGCGCGTTCAAGGACGACTCCTCGGGAAGCGGGAGGTTCGACGACGACGCGAGAGAGAGCTCCCGGGGGCACGGCGGCAGACGTGCCGGGTGGAAGTCCGGTGATTGGATATGCCACAG ATCTGGTTGCAATGAGCACAACTTCGCAAACAGAGTGGAATGCTTCCGCTGCAGTGCACCAAGAGAATATGGTAATTACATGATCATATATGTTATATCAGTCACTGAATTTATCCAATTTTTCCCCTCAAA GCACTGGGCTTTAAGCTGTGCTGGGACAGAGACACAGAGTACTGCAGATGGATTAAGATTTTAA
- the LOC121995233 gene encoding serine/threonine-protein phosphatase 7 long form homolog, with product MHHIQEAGFEGVIRCGYIQLDHGLITALVERWRPETHTFHFPIGEATITLQDVEVLWGLQVIGSPVCAADMNKSLEQWIDICETMMGFTPPDGAISNNRILLRCLYDIICKPLPENASDESCIQRARVYILYLLGGNLLSDLSGSTVYMHHLINLVDMSVSASMSWGSAILACLYRRLCKASYSKANEICGPLVLLQLWAWERLPTIQPIRRTDEVDFTRPYGSRWNVEFGVTRVPMHVLPAYRDAFASLQPNQFIWLPYEEHVLELLPSYCTRGRACWRSVTYLICWEIVEAHLPNRVLRQFGMHQPIPIPRLLDKHVALHKMTRSGRANTNWIETHQQYIDHWRDSLNHVENGELVNDPMHASVEYMSWYWQRTVIYITNPSQRFSSNGFQGDGETTEYLMDGMCRVFYTSLDLMAISDAKHAGYFAQIRDIASHYMHQARGQQRLDIRHSHVLEQVDHQSSLTQQIHKEPRNIQRGRQGGRRCRTQPTQSHFSNIGLGGSSSNLEHGSHSDTTLPTQTPTVCPSPITPIHLFDQTLDSGITNDNAHNGGSSQLQVNDNELDEQNDITVEHHGDLPIALRKQKRTVKHIGCGTHGRLGMGH from the exons ATGCATCACATACAAGAAGCTGGGTTTGAGGGTGTCATTCGGTGTGGATATATCCAACTCGATCATGGTCTTATTACTGCTCTAGTGGAGCGATGGCGTCCAGAAACTCATACTTTTCATTTCCCTATTGGTGAGGCGACAATTACCCTACAGGATGTTGAGGTTTTGTGGGGCCTCCAAGTTATAGGATCTCCTGTGTGTGCTGCTGatatgaacaaatcattagagCAGTGGATAGATATATGTGAGACTATGatgggttttactcctccggATGGTGCCATATCAAATAATCGAATACTACTAAGGTGTTTGTATGATATCATCTGCAAGCCTCTACCTGAGAATGCATCAGATGAATCATGTATTCAACGGGCGAGAGtctatattttgtatttgttgggtGGTAATTTGTTATCTGATTTATCTGGTAGCACTGTGTACATGCATCACCTCATCAATTTGGTTGATATGTCTGTTAGTGCTTCTATGAGTTGGGGGAGTGCTATTTTGGCCTGTTTATATAGACGTTTGTGCAAAGCGTCATATTCAAAGGCGAATGAGATATGTGGTCCGCTAGTATTATTGCAG ttgtGGGCTTGGGAACGGTTACCCACCATTCAACCCATCCGACGCACTGATGAAGTCGATTTCACTCGCCCTTATGGATCGAG GTGGAATGTGGAGTTTGGAGTGACTAGAGTTCCGATGCATGTTTTGCCTGCCTATCGAGATGCATTCGCCAGTCTACAACCTAATCAG TTTATCTGGCTACCGTATGAAGAACATGTTCTTGAATTATTGCCTTCGTATTGTACAAGAGGTCGAGCATGTTGGAGATCTGTCACCTATTTGatatgttgggagattgttgaagctCACTTACCAAACAGAGTCTTACGACAATTTGGTATGCATCAACCGATCCCTATTCCTCGCCTGTTAGATAAACATGTTGCATTGCATAAAATGACACGCAGTGGTAGAGCCAACACTAATTGGATAGAGACACATCAACAATATATTGATCATTGGCGTGATTCACTTAACCATGTTGAAAATGGCGAGTTAGTGAATGATCCAATGCATGCCTCTGTAGAATATATGTCTTGGTATTGGCAGCGGACAGTTATATACATTACAAATCCGAGTCAACGATTTTCTTCTAATGGCTTTCAGGGTGATGGAGAGACTACtgagtatttg ATGGATGGCATGTGCCGAGTGTTCTACACATCATTAGACTTGATGGCGATCAGTGATGCTAAGCATGCTGGATATTTTGCACAAATTCGAGACATAGCTAGCCACTACATGCACCAAGCCAGAGGACAACAACGTTTGGATATTAGGCATTCGCATGTACTTGAACAAGTTGATCACCAAAGTTCACTTACACAACAGATTCATAAAGAACCAAGAAATATTCAGCGGGGAAGACAAGGTGGTAGGAGATGCCGAACTCAACCTACTCAATCTCATTTTTCAAATATTGGTCTTGGAGGTTCTTCAAGTAATTTGGAACATGGTAGTCACTCTGATACTACATTACCAACCCAGACCCCCACAGTTTGTCCATCGCCTATTACTCCAATTCACCTTTTTGATCAAACACTTGATTCTGGCATAACCAATGATAATGCACACAATGGTGGATCTAGTCAATTGCAAGTAAATGATAATGAGCTGGATGAGCAAAATGACATTACCGTTGAACATCATGGTGATCTCCCCATAGCTCTACGCAAACAAAAAAGAACAGTAAAACATATTGGTTGCGGTACACATGGGAGGCTAGGGATGGGGCACTAA